From Ananas comosus cultivar F153 linkage group 8, ASM154086v1, whole genome shotgun sequence, one genomic window encodes:
- the LOC109714547 gene encoding post-GPI attachment to proteins factor 3-like isoform X1, translating into MGERSLLLLFVLGCAFGAIRASEGEADPLYITCTNQCEKTGTLQDVSIQHCQVSSDSLLPNNPWYKQEPLYLRWKELNCKSECRYHCILQRENERESLGLRPVKYHGRWPFKRVFVFQEPLSAVLSALTLLIHFNGWLSFVLLLYYKLPLRPASGRTYYEFTGLWHIHGLLSMNAWFWSAIYHSSVSDLTEKLYHSSNAALVGYSLILAVLRTFNVKDEASRVMVAAPLLAFLTTHILYLNFYELDYGLNMKVCLAIGIAQMLLWAVWSVVTRHPSSIKLWVIAIGATLAVLLEISDFPPYKGYVDAHSLTHAIVLPLSFLWWSFVKDDAEFRTAALTKKMSFTAGFCTP; encoded by the exons ATGGGGGAGCGCTCGCTGTTGCTTCTCTTCGTTCTCGGATGCGCCTTCGGAGCCATTCGCGCTAGCGAGGGCGAAGCTGATCCTCTCTACAT AACGTGTACCAACCAATGTGAGAAGACGGGAACCCTGCAAGATGTCTCCATTCAGCACTGCCAGGTTTCATCCGATAGCTTACTGCCCAACAATCCATGGTACAAGCAAGAGCCGTTGTACCTGCGGTGGAAAGAATTGAATTGCAAGAGTGAATGTCGATACCATTGTATTCTGCAAAGAGAAAACGAAAGGGAATCTCTTGGTCTCAGGCCTGTCAAATATCATGGGAGATGGCCTTTTAAGCGGGTTTTTGTGTTTCAG GAGCCTCTTTCTGCTGTCCTTTCTGCATTGACTCTCCTGATACACTTCAATGGTTGGCTATCCTTTGTTCTCCTCCTTTACTACAAGTTGCCTCTTAGGCCTGCAAGTGGTAGGACATATTATGAGTTCACTGGCTTATGGCACATACACGGACTATTGTCAATGAACGCATGGTTCTGGAGTGCAATATATCACAGCAG TGTTTCCGATTTGACGGAAAAGTTGTATCATTCATCTAATGCGGCTTTAGTTGGGTACTCACTCATTCTGGCCGTTCTGCGAACTTTCAATGTGAAGGACGAGGCTTCTAGGGTTATGGTTGCTGCTCCATTGCTGGCTTTCTTGACAACACATATATTGTATCTCAACTTCTACGAACTTGACTACG GTCTGAACATGAAGGTATGCCTAGCCATAGGCATAGCTCAAATGCTTTTATGGGCGGTGTGGTCTGTAGTAACTCGCCATCCCTCGAGCATCAAGCTGTGGGTAATTGCTATAGGAGCCACCCTCGCCGTTCTTCTCGAAATCTCTGACTTCCCTCCATACAAGGGTTACGTCGATGCCCATTCACTAACTCACGCTATTGTgcttcctctctcatttctctggTGGAGCTTCGTCAAGGATGATGCGGAGTTCCGCACCGCTGCACTCACGAAGAAAATGAG TTTTACAGCAGGTTTTTGTACTCcctaa
- the LOC109714547 gene encoding post-GPI attachment to proteins factor 3-like isoform X2, producing MGERSLLLLFVLGCAFGAIRASEGEADPLYITCTNQCEKTGTLQDVSIQHCQVSSDSLLPNNPWYKQEPLYLRWKELNCKSECRYHCILQRENERESLGLRPVKYHGRWPFKRVFVFQEPLSAVLSALTLLIHFNGWLSFVLLLYYKLPLRPASGRTYYEFTGLWHIHGLLSMNAWFWSAIYHSSVSDLTEKLYHSSNAALVGYSLILAVLRTFNVKDEASRVMVAAPLLAFLTTHILYLNFYELDYGLNMKVCLAIGIAQMLLWAVWSVVTRHPSSIKLWVIAIGATLAVLLEISDFPPYKGYVDAHSLTHAIVLPLSFLWWSFVKDDAEFRTAALTKKMSFC from the exons ATGGGGGAGCGCTCGCTGTTGCTTCTCTTCGTTCTCGGATGCGCCTTCGGAGCCATTCGCGCTAGCGAGGGCGAAGCTGATCCTCTCTACAT AACGTGTACCAACCAATGTGAGAAGACGGGAACCCTGCAAGATGTCTCCATTCAGCACTGCCAGGTTTCATCCGATAGCTTACTGCCCAACAATCCATGGTACAAGCAAGAGCCGTTGTACCTGCGGTGGAAAGAATTGAATTGCAAGAGTGAATGTCGATACCATTGTATTCTGCAAAGAGAAAACGAAAGGGAATCTCTTGGTCTCAGGCCTGTCAAATATCATGGGAGATGGCCTTTTAAGCGGGTTTTTGTGTTTCAG GAGCCTCTTTCTGCTGTCCTTTCTGCATTGACTCTCCTGATACACTTCAATGGTTGGCTATCCTTTGTTCTCCTCCTTTACTACAAGTTGCCTCTTAGGCCTGCAAGTGGTAGGACATATTATGAGTTCACTGGCTTATGGCACATACACGGACTATTGTCAATGAACGCATGGTTCTGGAGTGCAATATATCACAGCAG TGTTTCCGATTTGACGGAAAAGTTGTATCATTCATCTAATGCGGCTTTAGTTGGGTACTCACTCATTCTGGCCGTTCTGCGAACTTTCAATGTGAAGGACGAGGCTTCTAGGGTTATGGTTGCTGCTCCATTGCTGGCTTTCTTGACAACACATATATTGTATCTCAACTTCTACGAACTTGACTACG GTCTGAACATGAAGGTATGCCTAGCCATAGGCATAGCTCAAATGCTTTTATGGGCGGTGTGGTCTGTAGTAACTCGCCATCCCTCGAGCATCAAGCTGTGGGTAATTGCTATAGGAGCCACCCTCGCCGTTCTTCTCGAAATCTCTGACTTCCCTCCATACAAGGGTTACGTCGATGCCCATTCACTAACTCACGCTATTGTgcttcctctctcatttctctggTGGAGCTTCGTCAAGGATGATGCGGAGTTCCGCACCGCTGCACTCACGAAGAAAATGAG